From one Bombus huntii isolate Logan2020A chromosome 17, iyBomHunt1.1, whole genome shotgun sequence genomic stretch:
- the LOC126875104 gene encoding ubiquitin-conjugating enzyme E2 T-like, with amino-acid sequence MQKSIRLKREFEKLSQNPVEGISCYPRSENFENLVATIIGPIGSPYSGHVFQLSIDISEQYPFEPPRITFQTPIYHPNIDNNGRICMDLLNMPPKGNWNPTIGIKNLLDAVKCLLGNPNPDDPLMPDIAQEYKFNRQEFDRKVQQFMIERKNKLL; translated from the coding sequence ATGCAGAAATCTATCAGATTAAAACGTGAATTTGAAAAACTTAGTCAAAATCCTGTCGAAGGTATTTCTTGTTATCCACGGtctgaaaattttgaaaacctTGTTGCAACAATTATTGGACCAATTGGAAGTCCATATAGTGGACACGTTTTTCAATTGTCCATAGATATTTCTGAACAATATCCATTTGAACCTCCAAGGATTACATTTCAAACACCTATTTATCATccaaatattgataataatggCCGAATTTGTATGGATCTTTTAAACATGCCACCAAAAGGTAACTGGAATCCAACTATCGGAATAAAAAATCTTCTGGATGCTGTAAAATGTCTATTGGGAAATCCAAACCCTGATGATCCTTTAATGCCAGACATAGCGcaagaatataaatttaacaGACAAGAGTTCGACAGAAAAGTACAACAGTTTatgatagaaagaaaaaataaactgTTATAA
- the LOC126875082 gene encoding septin-2 isoform X2 — MSGDRDYIGFATLPEQVHRKSVKRGFEFTLMVLGESGLGKSTLINSLFLGDLYKDRRILDAAERIEKTTTIEKKTMDIEERGVRLRLTIVDTPGFGDAVNCEDTWKACSAYIDEQFRQYFTDESGLNRKNIQDNRVHCCLYFIPPYGHGLRQIDLEVLKRLHRKVNVVPVIAKADTLTTYEVKMLKDRILADIEEHEIQIYQFPDCDSDEDEEFKQQDKELKACIPFAVVGSSTVLEVAGKKVRGRQYPWGVVEVENPKHSDFVKLRTMLISTHMQDLKDVTQDVHYENFRAQCISQISQQAIRERSKLKRDSGPHFENSISDTDRLLLQKDEEIRRMQDMLAQMQEKLKATGQVGTGIGLRGRVGSLGNDLDSTDVEKKRNTKTRSTRAKLLMIPKAFLLTMTLVGILSEPQGPAYLPPTATGARPAPAAGHPDEWAGDSANYEFSYEVEDAVAGLNFGHHESRKDNEATGTYHVLLPDGRTQIVDYVADGGGYRPMVRYEGTATYPAAGSAPRTQAATAGSTSNEGYRY, encoded by the exons ATGTCCGGTG ACAGGGACTATATCGGATTCGCGACGTTGCCCGAGCAAGTGCACAGAAAATCGGTTAAAAGAGGATTCGAGTTCACCCTGATGGTGTTAGGAGAAAGTGGCCTCGGCAAGTCTACTCTGATAAACAGTCTGTTCCTCGGTGATCTTTACAAAGACCGACGAATCCTCGATGCCGCTG AACGCATTGAAAAGACAACAACGATAGAAAAGAAGACAATGGACATCGAAGAACGTGGAGTCAGGCTACGTTTAACGATCGTCGACACACCTG GATTTGGCGATGCGGTAAACTGCGAAGACACTTGGAAAGCGTGCTCAGCCTATATCGACGAACAGTTTCGACAATATTTTACGGACGAGAGCGGATTAAATAGGAAGAACATCCAAGACAATCGAGTACATTGCTGTTTATACTTCATACCTCCTTATGGACACGG ACTCAGACAAATCGATCTGGAAGTATTGAAACGATTGCACCGTAAGGTAAACGTGGTCCCCGTAATTGCAAAGGCAGATACGTTAACGACCTACGAAGTGAAAATGTTGAAGGATCGAATACTCGCTGACATCGAAGAGCACGAGATTCAG ATATATCAATTTCCGGACTGCGACAGCGACGAGGACGAGGAATTTAAGCAACAGGACAAAGAGCTCAAAGCGTGCATCCCGTTTGCTGTGGTCGGCAGCTCGACGGTGCTGGAAGTCGCGGGCAAGAAGGTCCGCGGTCGCCAATATCCCTGGGGAGTGGTAGAAG TGGAGAATCCGAAGCACAGCGATTTCGTGAAATTAAGAACGATGCTGATATCCACGCACATGCAAGATCTGAAAGACGTGACACAGGATGTGCATTACGAGAATTTCCGGGCGCAATGCATTTCTCAAATTTCACAGCAGGCCATCCGGGAACGGAG TAAGCTGAAAAGAGATTCGGGCCCGCATTTTGAGAACAGTATATCCGATACCGACAGGCTACTCCTGCAGAAAGACGAAGAG ATACGAAGAATGCAGGACATGCTGGCGCAAATGCAAGAGAAATTGAAGGCTACGGGCCAGGTTGGAACTGGAATCGGTCTCAGAGGACGAGTCGGCAGCCTTGGAAACGATCTGGACTCTACGGACGTCGAAAAGAAACGCAACA cCAAGACACGCAGCACTCGTGCCAAGTTGCTAATGATTCCGAAG GCATTTCTCTTAACGATGACGTTGGTAGGAATTTTGAGCGAACCTCAAGGACCTGCCTATCTTCCTCCTACAGCGACTGGAGCGCGACCAGCTCCTGCTGCTGGTCATCCGGACGAATGGGCCGGT GATTCTGCGAATTACGAATTTTCGTACGAAGTGGAGGACGCAGTAGCTGGCTTAAACTTTGGCCACCACGAGTCACGAAAGGACAATGAAGCAACTGGAACTTATCACGTGCTATTGCCAGATGGTAGAACACAAATCGTCGACTACGTTGCCGACGGTGGTGGCTATCGGCCAATGGTACGATACGAGGGGACGGCAACTTATCCGGCTGCGGGATCTGCTCCAAGGACACAGGCTGCTACCGCAGGATCCACGAGTAACGAAGGATACAGATACTGA
- the LOC126875091 gene encoding fructose-1,6-bisphosphatase 1 → MTSKSDSFDSNCMTLTRFVLSEQRKIKDATGDLTQLLNSIQTAVKAVSSVVRKAGIANMYGIAGTQNVQGEDVKKLDVLSNEMFVNMLTSSYTTCVLVSEENTNAIEVETEASGKYIVCFDPLDGSSNIDCLVSIGSIFAIFKKPNESRPSMEANALQPGKNLLAAGYAIYGSATMMVLSTGHGVNGFTYDPAIGEFILTEKDLRIPPRGNIYCINEGYETAWDTAIKEYVHSKKYPENGKPYSARYVGSMVADVHRTIKYGGIFLYPATKTHPTGKLRLLYECIPMAYLVKQAGGMATNGEIDILEIVPEKIHQRSAIFLGSQEDVQEVLQFIKKHKK, encoded by the exons ATGACTTCGAAGAGCGATTCTTTCGATTCTAACTGCATGACATTGACGAGATTCGTACTGTCCGAGcaacgaaaaataaaagacgCTACGGGAGATTTAACTCAGCTTCTCAACAGCATACAAACTGCTGTAAAAGCGGTCAGTTCGGTAGTTAGGAAAGCCGGTATTGCCAATAT GTATGGCATAGCCGGAACTCAAAACGTCCAGGGGGAAGACGTGAAAAAGTTGGATGTATTGAGCAACGAGATGTTCGTGAATATGTTGACATCCTCTTACACAACCTGCGTGCTCGTAAGCGAAGAAAATACGAACGCGATCGAAGTGGAAACCGAAGCGAGCGGAAAATATATCGTGTGCTTCGATCCGTTGGATGGATCATCCAATATCGATTGTTTGGTATCGATTGGTTCTATATTCGCAATCTTTAAGAAACCGAACGAATCGAGACCGTCTATGGAGGCGAATGCTCTTCAACCTGGTAAAAATTTGCTCGCCGCTGGATACGCGATCTATGGTTCGGCAACTATGATGGTACTCTCGACTGGCCATGGAGTCAACGGTTTTACCTACGACCCAGCGATCGGAGAATTTATTTTGACGGAAAAAGATCTACGCATACCTCCCAGAGGAAATATCTACTG CATCAACGAAGGATACGAGACTGCCTGGGACACAGCCATCAAGGAATATGTACATTCGAAGAAATATCCTGAGAATGGGAAACCATACAGCGCAAGGTATGTGGGCTCTATGGTTGCTGATGTGCACAGGACGATAAAGTATGGAGGAATATTTCTTTATCCAGCAACGAAAACTCATCCTACCGGCAAG CTGCGCCTTTTGTACGAATGTATTCCGATGGCGTACTTGGTAAAACAAGCCGGCGGTATGGCAACAAACGGAGAGATTGATATTTTGGAGATCGTGCCCGAGAAGATCCACCAAAGATCCGCGATATTTTTGGGATCACAGGAAGATGTGCAAGAAGTCTTACAGTTTATtaaaaaacacaaaaaataG
- the LOC126875082 gene encoding septin-2 isoform X1: MSGDRDYIGFATLPEQVHRKSVKRGFEFTLMVLGESGLGKSTLINSLFLGDLYKDRRILDAAERIEKTTTIEKKTMDIEERGVRLRLTIVDTPGFGDAVNCEDTWKACSAYIDEQFRQYFTDESGLNRKNIQDNRVHCCLYFIPPYGHGLRQIDLEVLKRLHRKVNVVPVIAKADTLTTYEVKMLKDRILADIEEHEIQIYQFPDCDSDEDEEFKQQDKELKACIPFAVVGSSTVLEVAGKKVRGRQYPWGVVEVENPKHSDFVKLRTMLISTHMQDLKDVTQDVHYENFRAQCISQISQQAIRERRYLRIKLKRDSGPHFENSISDTDRLLLQKDEEIRRMQDMLAQMQEKLKATGQVGTGIGLRGRVGSLGNDLDSTDVEKKRNTKTRSTRAKLLMIPKAFLLTMTLVGILSEPQGPAYLPPTATGARPAPAAGHPDEWAGDSANYEFSYEVEDAVAGLNFGHHESRKDNEATGTYHVLLPDGRTQIVDYVADGGGYRPMVRYEGTATYPAAGSAPRTQAATAGSTSNEGYRY, encoded by the exons ATGTCCGGTG ACAGGGACTATATCGGATTCGCGACGTTGCCCGAGCAAGTGCACAGAAAATCGGTTAAAAGAGGATTCGAGTTCACCCTGATGGTGTTAGGAGAAAGTGGCCTCGGCAAGTCTACTCTGATAAACAGTCTGTTCCTCGGTGATCTTTACAAAGACCGACGAATCCTCGATGCCGCTG AACGCATTGAAAAGACAACAACGATAGAAAAGAAGACAATGGACATCGAAGAACGTGGAGTCAGGCTACGTTTAACGATCGTCGACACACCTG GATTTGGCGATGCGGTAAACTGCGAAGACACTTGGAAAGCGTGCTCAGCCTATATCGACGAACAGTTTCGACAATATTTTACGGACGAGAGCGGATTAAATAGGAAGAACATCCAAGACAATCGAGTACATTGCTGTTTATACTTCATACCTCCTTATGGACACGG ACTCAGACAAATCGATCTGGAAGTATTGAAACGATTGCACCGTAAGGTAAACGTGGTCCCCGTAATTGCAAAGGCAGATACGTTAACGACCTACGAAGTGAAAATGTTGAAGGATCGAATACTCGCTGACATCGAAGAGCACGAGATTCAG ATATATCAATTTCCGGACTGCGACAGCGACGAGGACGAGGAATTTAAGCAACAGGACAAAGAGCTCAAAGCGTGCATCCCGTTTGCTGTGGTCGGCAGCTCGACGGTGCTGGAAGTCGCGGGCAAGAAGGTCCGCGGTCGCCAATATCCCTGGGGAGTGGTAGAAG TGGAGAATCCGAAGCACAGCGATTTCGTGAAATTAAGAACGATGCTGATATCCACGCACATGCAAGATCTGAAAGACGTGACACAGGATGTGCATTACGAGAATTTCCGGGCGCAATGCATTTCTCAAATTTCACAGCAGGCCATCCGGGAACGGAGGTATTTACGCAT TAAGCTGAAAAGAGATTCGGGCCCGCATTTTGAGAACAGTATATCCGATACCGACAGGCTACTCCTGCAGAAAGACGAAGAG ATACGAAGAATGCAGGACATGCTGGCGCAAATGCAAGAGAAATTGAAGGCTACGGGCCAGGTTGGAACTGGAATCGGTCTCAGAGGACGAGTCGGCAGCCTTGGAAACGATCTGGACTCTACGGACGTCGAAAAGAAACGCAACA cCAAGACACGCAGCACTCGTGCCAAGTTGCTAATGATTCCGAAG GCATTTCTCTTAACGATGACGTTGGTAGGAATTTTGAGCGAACCTCAAGGACCTGCCTATCTTCCTCCTACAGCGACTGGAGCGCGACCAGCTCCTGCTGCTGGTCATCCGGACGAATGGGCCGGT GATTCTGCGAATTACGAATTTTCGTACGAAGTGGAGGACGCAGTAGCTGGCTTAAACTTTGGCCACCACGAGTCACGAAAGGACAATGAAGCAACTGGAACTTATCACGTGCTATTGCCAGATGGTAGAACACAAATCGTCGACTACGTTGCCGACGGTGGTGGCTATCGGCCAATGGTACGATACGAGGGGACGGCAACTTATCCGGCTGCGGGATCTGCTCCAAGGACACAGGCTGCTACCGCAGGATCCACGAGTAACGAAGGATACAGATACTGA
- the LOC126875082 gene encoding septin-2 isoform X5, with translation MSGDRDYIGFATLPEQVHRKSVKRGFEFTLMVLGESGLGKSTLINSLFLGDLYKDRRILDAAERIEKTTTIEKKTMDIEERGVRLRLTIVDTPGFGDAVNCEDTWKACSAYIDEQFRQYFTDESGLNRKNIQDNRVHCCLYFIPPYGHGLRQIDLEVLKRLHRKVNVVPVIAKADTLTTYEVKMLKDRILADIEEHEIQIYQFPDCDSDEDEEFKQQDKELKACIPFAVVGSSTVLEVAGKKVRGRQYPWGVVEVENPKHSDFVKLRTMLISTHMQDLKDVTQDVHYENFRAQCISQISQQAIRERRYLRIKLKRDSGPHFENSISDTDRLLLQKDEEIRRMQDMLAQMQEKLKATGQVGTGIGLRGRVGSLGNDLDSTDVEKKRNSISLNDDVGRNFERTSRTCLSSSYSDWSATSSCCWSSGRMGR, from the exons ATGTCCGGTG ACAGGGACTATATCGGATTCGCGACGTTGCCCGAGCAAGTGCACAGAAAATCGGTTAAAAGAGGATTCGAGTTCACCCTGATGGTGTTAGGAGAAAGTGGCCTCGGCAAGTCTACTCTGATAAACAGTCTGTTCCTCGGTGATCTTTACAAAGACCGACGAATCCTCGATGCCGCTG AACGCATTGAAAAGACAACAACGATAGAAAAGAAGACAATGGACATCGAAGAACGTGGAGTCAGGCTACGTTTAACGATCGTCGACACACCTG GATTTGGCGATGCGGTAAACTGCGAAGACACTTGGAAAGCGTGCTCAGCCTATATCGACGAACAGTTTCGACAATATTTTACGGACGAGAGCGGATTAAATAGGAAGAACATCCAAGACAATCGAGTACATTGCTGTTTATACTTCATACCTCCTTATGGACACGG ACTCAGACAAATCGATCTGGAAGTATTGAAACGATTGCACCGTAAGGTAAACGTGGTCCCCGTAATTGCAAAGGCAGATACGTTAACGACCTACGAAGTGAAAATGTTGAAGGATCGAATACTCGCTGACATCGAAGAGCACGAGATTCAG ATATATCAATTTCCGGACTGCGACAGCGACGAGGACGAGGAATTTAAGCAACAGGACAAAGAGCTCAAAGCGTGCATCCCGTTTGCTGTGGTCGGCAGCTCGACGGTGCTGGAAGTCGCGGGCAAGAAGGTCCGCGGTCGCCAATATCCCTGGGGAGTGGTAGAAG TGGAGAATCCGAAGCACAGCGATTTCGTGAAATTAAGAACGATGCTGATATCCACGCACATGCAAGATCTGAAAGACGTGACACAGGATGTGCATTACGAGAATTTCCGGGCGCAATGCATTTCTCAAATTTCACAGCAGGCCATCCGGGAACGGAGGTATTTACGCAT TAAGCTGAAAAGAGATTCGGGCCCGCATTTTGAGAACAGTATATCCGATACCGACAGGCTACTCCTGCAGAAAGACGAAGAG ATACGAAGAATGCAGGACATGCTGGCGCAAATGCAAGAGAAATTGAAGGCTACGGGCCAGGTTGGAACTGGAATCGGTCTCAGAGGACGAGTCGGCAGCCTTGGAAACGATCTGGACTCTACGGACGTCGAAAAGAAACGCAACA GCATTTCTCTTAACGATGACGTTGGTAGGAATTTTGAGCGAACCTCAAGGACCTGCCTATCTTCCTCCTACAGCGACTGGAGCGCGACCAGCTCCTGCTGCTGGTCATCCGGACGAATGGGCCGGT GA
- the LOC126875082 gene encoding septin-2 isoform X4 → MPLSFLERIEKTTTIEKKTMDIEERGVRLRLTIVDTPGFGDAVNCEDTWKACSAYIDEQFRQYFTDESGLNRKNIQDNRVHCCLYFIPPYGHGLRQIDLEVLKRLHRKVNVVPVIAKADTLTTYEVKMLKDRILADIEEHEIQIYQFPDCDSDEDEEFKQQDKELKACIPFAVVGSSTVLEVAGKKVRGRQYPWGVVEVENPKHSDFVKLRTMLISTHMQDLKDVTQDVHYENFRAQCISQISQQAIRERRYLRIKLKRDSGPHFENSISDTDRLLLQKDEEIRRMQDMLAQMQEKLKATGQVGTGIGLRGRVGSLGNDLDSTDVEKKRNTKTRSTRAKLLMIPKAFLLTMTLVGILSEPQGPAYLPPTATGARPAPAAGHPDEWAGDSANYEFSYEVEDAVAGLNFGHHESRKDNEATGTYHVLLPDGRTQIVDYVADGGGYRPMVRYEGTATYPAAGSAPRTQAATAGSTSNEGYRY, encoded by the exons ATGCCGCTG TCCTTTCTAGAACGCATTGAAAAGACAACAACGATAGAAAAGAAGACAATGGACATCGAAGAACGTGGAGTCAGGCTACGTTTAACGATCGTCGACACACCTG GATTTGGCGATGCGGTAAACTGCGAAGACACTTGGAAAGCGTGCTCAGCCTATATCGACGAACAGTTTCGACAATATTTTACGGACGAGAGCGGATTAAATAGGAAGAACATCCAAGACAATCGAGTACATTGCTGTTTATACTTCATACCTCCTTATGGACACGG ACTCAGACAAATCGATCTGGAAGTATTGAAACGATTGCACCGTAAGGTAAACGTGGTCCCCGTAATTGCAAAGGCAGATACGTTAACGACCTACGAAGTGAAAATGTTGAAGGATCGAATACTCGCTGACATCGAAGAGCACGAGATTCAG ATATATCAATTTCCGGACTGCGACAGCGACGAGGACGAGGAATTTAAGCAACAGGACAAAGAGCTCAAAGCGTGCATCCCGTTTGCTGTGGTCGGCAGCTCGACGGTGCTGGAAGTCGCGGGCAAGAAGGTCCGCGGTCGCCAATATCCCTGGGGAGTGGTAGAAG TGGAGAATCCGAAGCACAGCGATTTCGTGAAATTAAGAACGATGCTGATATCCACGCACATGCAAGATCTGAAAGACGTGACACAGGATGTGCATTACGAGAATTTCCGGGCGCAATGCATTTCTCAAATTTCACAGCAGGCCATCCGGGAACGGAGGTATTTACGCAT TAAGCTGAAAAGAGATTCGGGCCCGCATTTTGAGAACAGTATATCCGATACCGACAGGCTACTCCTGCAGAAAGACGAAGAG ATACGAAGAATGCAGGACATGCTGGCGCAAATGCAAGAGAAATTGAAGGCTACGGGCCAGGTTGGAACTGGAATCGGTCTCAGAGGACGAGTCGGCAGCCTTGGAAACGATCTGGACTCTACGGACGTCGAAAAGAAACGCAACA cCAAGACACGCAGCACTCGTGCCAAGTTGCTAATGATTCCGAAG GCATTTCTCTTAACGATGACGTTGGTAGGAATTTTGAGCGAACCTCAAGGACCTGCCTATCTTCCTCCTACAGCGACTGGAGCGCGACCAGCTCCTGCTGCTGGTCATCCGGACGAATGGGCCGGT GATTCTGCGAATTACGAATTTTCGTACGAAGTGGAGGACGCAGTAGCTGGCTTAAACTTTGGCCACCACGAGTCACGAAAGGACAATGAAGCAACTGGAACTTATCACGTGCTATTGCCAGATGGTAGAACACAAATCGTCGACTACGTTGCCGACGGTGGTGGCTATCGGCCAATGGTACGATACGAGGGGACGGCAACTTATCCGGCTGCGGGATCTGCTCCAAGGACACAGGCTGCTACCGCAGGATCCACGAGTAACGAAGGATACAGATACTGA
- the LOC126875082 gene encoding septin-2 isoform X3, translating to MVLGESGLGKSTLINSLFLGDLYKDRRILDAAERIEKTTTIEKKTMDIEERGVRLRLTIVDTPGFGDAVNCEDTWKACSAYIDEQFRQYFTDESGLNRKNIQDNRVHCCLYFIPPYGHGLRQIDLEVLKRLHRKVNVVPVIAKADTLTTYEVKMLKDRILADIEEHEIQIYQFPDCDSDEDEEFKQQDKELKACIPFAVVGSSTVLEVAGKKVRGRQYPWGVVEVENPKHSDFVKLRTMLISTHMQDLKDVTQDVHYENFRAQCISQISQQAIRERRYLRIKLKRDSGPHFENSISDTDRLLLQKDEEIRRMQDMLAQMQEKLKATGQVGTGIGLRGRVGSLGNDLDSTDVEKKRNTKTRSTRAKLLMIPKAFLLTMTLVGILSEPQGPAYLPPTATGARPAPAAGHPDEWAGDSANYEFSYEVEDAVAGLNFGHHESRKDNEATGTYHVLLPDGRTQIVDYVADGGGYRPMVRYEGTATYPAAGSAPRTQAATAGSTSNEGYRY from the exons ATGGTGTTAGGAGAAAGTGGCCTCGGCAAGTCTACTCTGATAAACAGTCTGTTCCTCGGTGATCTTTACAAAGACCGACGAATCCTCGATGCCGCTG AACGCATTGAAAAGACAACAACGATAGAAAAGAAGACAATGGACATCGAAGAACGTGGAGTCAGGCTACGTTTAACGATCGTCGACACACCTG GATTTGGCGATGCGGTAAACTGCGAAGACACTTGGAAAGCGTGCTCAGCCTATATCGACGAACAGTTTCGACAATATTTTACGGACGAGAGCGGATTAAATAGGAAGAACATCCAAGACAATCGAGTACATTGCTGTTTATACTTCATACCTCCTTATGGACACGG ACTCAGACAAATCGATCTGGAAGTATTGAAACGATTGCACCGTAAGGTAAACGTGGTCCCCGTAATTGCAAAGGCAGATACGTTAACGACCTACGAAGTGAAAATGTTGAAGGATCGAATACTCGCTGACATCGAAGAGCACGAGATTCAG ATATATCAATTTCCGGACTGCGACAGCGACGAGGACGAGGAATTTAAGCAACAGGACAAAGAGCTCAAAGCGTGCATCCCGTTTGCTGTGGTCGGCAGCTCGACGGTGCTGGAAGTCGCGGGCAAGAAGGTCCGCGGTCGCCAATATCCCTGGGGAGTGGTAGAAG TGGAGAATCCGAAGCACAGCGATTTCGTGAAATTAAGAACGATGCTGATATCCACGCACATGCAAGATCTGAAAGACGTGACACAGGATGTGCATTACGAGAATTTCCGGGCGCAATGCATTTCTCAAATTTCACAGCAGGCCATCCGGGAACGGAGGTATTTACGCAT TAAGCTGAAAAGAGATTCGGGCCCGCATTTTGAGAACAGTATATCCGATACCGACAGGCTACTCCTGCAGAAAGACGAAGAG ATACGAAGAATGCAGGACATGCTGGCGCAAATGCAAGAGAAATTGAAGGCTACGGGCCAGGTTGGAACTGGAATCGGTCTCAGAGGACGAGTCGGCAGCCTTGGAAACGATCTGGACTCTACGGACGTCGAAAAGAAACGCAACA cCAAGACACGCAGCACTCGTGCCAAGTTGCTAATGATTCCGAAG GCATTTCTCTTAACGATGACGTTGGTAGGAATTTTGAGCGAACCTCAAGGACCTGCCTATCTTCCTCCTACAGCGACTGGAGCGCGACCAGCTCCTGCTGCTGGTCATCCGGACGAATGGGCCGGT GATTCTGCGAATTACGAATTTTCGTACGAAGTGGAGGACGCAGTAGCTGGCTTAAACTTTGGCCACCACGAGTCACGAAAGGACAATGAAGCAACTGGAACTTATCACGTGCTATTGCCAGATGGTAGAACACAAATCGTCGACTACGTTGCCGACGGTGGTGGCTATCGGCCAATGGTACGATACGAGGGGACGGCAACTTATCCGGCTGCGGGATCTGCTCCAAGGACACAGGCTGCTACCGCAGGATCCACGAGTAACGAAGGATACAGATACTGA